One genomic window of Pagrus major chromosome 22, Pma_NU_1.0 includes the following:
- the taf1b gene encoding TATA box-binding protein-associated factor RNA polymerase I subunit B — MDDEHTAGFREPCAQCSAVDWGVSDEGRFYCRSCHNVIERTREVVDPNFTPGSTRISTISRGSRTKRPERGRQWMICEGFQFILRNQADALLRLGVSLHFKDDVLCQLWRLYLQKSRQAYTHNPVTSSKFKVRGLDSDSDSAAESSVVSASETNRSSAAGSNAESSSEWSLCSGSVDAAGYLSARLRRTRALMSMTKTLALIHLALIWCSEALMLSDLLRLVNEGHVPYVNAYEELPDEMKLEGKDALIFRVEAVPSHQTVHKEAETLLQFLQLPAFPPISRQSPLHPALLSLRYLMDANLPDELHLWVCRLIERTGMADETLHVSDRLSRPVLPRYDVQTAALVIVTMKFLFGLDDHTEWDLSNQTGDQDDTGNLFNLRRWYRLLQAALIRAQQRRDRDIARKQWKAKKPLYGNKKEKYAMIKKKRIAEQVQVCFERLSSCPAGVDRVGPSSFRFCWGDEDGADGPSLHQKKLDGVVTLKLDVLSPSNSTYWHPALKACRPRTCSSHYSEVEPTLPRTFVWLLQLFGFLLDVKPAYLYEEVLKVERRAIDSKTHRRRKRRTPAKTPAKTPAETPAETPAKTRAKTPAKTRAKTRAETPAKTRAKTPAETPAKTRAKTPAETRAETPAETPAKTRAKTRAKTPARAQRGREKR; from the exons ATGGACGACGAGCACACG gccGGGTTCAGGGAGCCCTGTGCTCAGTGTTCAGCGGTGGACTGGGGAGTTTCAGACGAGGGTCGTTTCTACTGCAGGTCCTGCCACAACGTCATCGAG AGAACCAGAGAGGTGGTGGACCCAAACTTCACTCCCGGCTCCACCCGGATCAGCACCATCAGCAGAGGATCCAGAACCAAGAGGCCCG AGCGCGGCCGTCAGTGGATGATCTGTGAGGGTTTCCAGTTCATCCTGAGAAATCAGGCCGACGCTCTGCTCAGACTGGGAGTCAGTCTGCACTTTAag GACGACGTGTTGTGTCAGCTGTGGAGACTTTACCTGCAGAAGAGTCGACAGGCCTACACCCACAACCCAGTGACCAGCTCCAAGTTTAAAGTG cgAGGTCTTGACTCGGACTCGGACAGTGCAGCCGAGTCGTCTGTCGTGTCGGCCAGTGAGACGAACCGGTCCAGCGCGGCCGGGTCGAACGCAG AGAGCTCCAGTGAGTGGTCGCTGTGTTCTGGCTCTGTGGACGCCGCTGGCTACCTGTCGGCCCGGCTGAGGCGGACCCGCGCTCTGATGAGCATGACGAAGACTTTGGCTCTGATCCACCTCGCTCTGATCTGGTGCAGCGAGGCACTGATGCTCAGCGACCTGCTCAG gTTGGTGAATGAAGGTCACGTCCCGTATGTGAACGCTTACGAGGAACTTCCTGATGAGATGAAGCTCGAGGGGAAAGACGCTCTCATCTTCAGAGTCGAG GCTGTCCCATCTCACCAGACGGTGCATAAGGAGGCGGAGACTCTGCTTCAGTTCCTGCAGCTTCCTGCTTTTCCTCCAATCAGCCGCCAGAGTCCACTGCACCCGGCTCTGCTCAGCCTGCGATACCTGATGGACGCCAACCTGCCCG ATGAGCTCCACCTCTGGGTCTGCAGACTGATTGAGCGCACCGGTATGGCGGATGAAACGCTCCACGTGTCCGACCGCTTGTCTCGCCCCGTCCTGCCGCGCTACGATGTCCAGACCGCCGCCCTCGTCATCGTCACCATGAAGTTCCTCTTCGGCCTGGACGACCACACTGAATG GGACTTATCCAATCAGACAGGCGACCAGGACGACACCG GAAACCTGTTTAACCTGAGGAGGTGGTACCGGCTGCTGCAGGCCGCTCTGATCCGagctcagcagaggagagacCGCGACATCGCCAG GAAACAGTGGAAAGCGAAGAAACCTCTTTATGGCAACAAGAAGGAGAAATATGCCATGATAAAAAAGAAGA gaataGCAGAGCAGGTGCAGGTCTGTTTTGAGAGGCTGTCGTCCTGCCCGGCGGGCGTCGATCGTGTCGGTCCATCCAGCTTCAGGTTCTGTTGGGGGGACGAGGACGGAGCGGACGGTCCCAGTCTGCACCAGAAGAAGCTGGACGGAGTCGTGACCCTGAAACTTGACGTCCTGTCACCCTCCAACTCCACCTACTGGCACCCGGCGCTCAAAGCCTGCAGACCGCG GACGTGCAGCAGTCACTACTCAGAGGTGGAGCCAACGCTGCCTCGGACGTTCGtgtggctgctgcagctctTCGGCTTCCTGCTGGATGTGAAGCCGGCATACCTGTACGAGGAGGTGCTGAAGGTGGAGAGACGAGCCATCGACAGCAAAACGCAtcggaggaggaagaggaggacccCAGCCAAGACCCCGGCCAAGACCCCAGCCGAGACCCCAGCCGAGACCCCGGCCAAGACCAGGGCCAAGACCCCAGCCAAGACCAGGGCCAAGACCAGGGCCGAGACCCCGGCCAAGACCAGGGCCAAGACCCCAGCCGAGACCCCGGCCAAGACCAGGGCCAAGACCCCAGCCGAGACCAGGGCCGAGACCCCGGCCGAGACCCCGGCCAAGACCAGGGCCAAGACCAGGGCCAAGACCCCAGCCAGAGCTCAGAGAGGACgagaaaagagatga
- the klf11a gene encoding Krueppel-like factor 11a has translation MLRCQVDRMDGRQVTTMELKPCVEYHDLEAAEALVSMSFWGQRSHKPRPLTPTSDSCDSIHLHPEGGDTPKDLIALSSLCMTPPHSPSFAEASTTAVLTTTSGLSPASRPVLPRPGSGPALLCDSHTGLPRPSSSPSTSETSALPPQTDVSCVAPPSRAMATSVIRHTADRLSIPPPAPPSTSQPTETSTPPQTLPEEKDGPPASPDSPSSPPSSTSPPHSYPPSSSSSSSPVSSSPVLCQVFPVSSRTGMISAFVQAPVQVQTQGGPKPILPQSPSSFAQPLLVGSAVPQGTVMFVVPQASVSQSQQGPQTVMTLGNTKLLPLAPAPVYMPTGASGGASQADFSRRRNYVCNFPGCKKTYFKSSHLKAHLRTHTGEKPFSCHWEGCDKKFARSDELSRHRRTHTGEKKFVCNVCDRRFMRSDHLTKHARRHMTTKRASSWPTETRDLNKVALPKGQNRGSALPVGMLVSTSN, from the exons ATGCTCCGCTGTCAG GTTGACCGTATGGACGGCCGGCAGGTGACAACCATGGAGCTGAAGCCGTGCGTCGAGTATCACGACCTGGAGGCCGCCGAGGCGCTCGTCAGCATGAGCTTCTGGGGTCAGAGGTCGCACAAACCCCGCCCACTGACCCCCACCTCCGACTCCTGTGACTCCATCCATCTCCACCCAGAGGGGGGGGACACTCCCAAAGACCTGATCGCTCTGTCCTCGCTG TGTATGACTCCGCCTCACAGTCCGAGCTTCGCCGAGGCCTCCACCACCGCTGTCCTCACCACCACCTCCGGTCTGAGCCCCGCCTCCAGACCAGTCTTACCCCGCCCCGGCTCTGGCCCCGCCCTCCTCTGTGACTCCCACACCGGCCTCCCgcgcccctcctcctccccctccacctcagaGACCTCAGCACTTCCGCCTCAGACAGACGTGTCCTGCGTGGCTCCGCCCAGCAGAGCGATGGCCACCAGCGTCATCCGCCACACGGCCGACCGCCTCAGCATTCCTCCTCCTGCGCCTCCCTCCACCAGCCAGCCGACAGAAACCTCCACCCCGCCACAGACTCTTCCAGAGGAGAAGGACGGACCTCCTGCGTCTCCTGACAGCCcgtcctctcctccatcctcaaCGTCGCCTCCTCACTCCTACCCgccgtcttcctcctcctcctcctctccggtCTCCTCATCTCCGGTCCTCTGCCAGGTCTTCCCGGTGAGCAGCCGGACGGGGATGATCTCTGCCTTCGTCCAGGCTCCGGTTCAGGTGCAGACTCAGGGGGGCCCCAAGCCCATCCTGCCCCAGTCTCCTTCCAGCTTCGCTCAGCCTCTGCTGGTTGGCTCCGCCGTGCCGCAGGGGACCGTGATGTTCGTGGTTCCCCAGGCGTCCGTCTCCCAGTCGCAGCAGGGCCCACAGACTGTCATGACGCTGGGCAACACAAAGCTCCTCCCCCTCGCTCCGGCCCCCGTTTACATGCCCACGGGAGCGAGCGGCGGCGCCTCGCAGGCCGACTTCTCCCGCAGACGAAATTATGTCTGCAACTTCCCCGGCTGCAAGAAGACCTACTTCAAGAGCTCACACCTGAAGGCTcacctgcgcacacacacag gtgaAAAGCCGTTCAGCTGTCACTGGGAGGGCTGTGACAAAAAGTTCGCCCGCTCAGACGAGCTTTCCCGCCACCGCCGGACGCACACTGGCGAGAAGAAGTTTGTTTGCAACGTGTGCGACCGGCGCTTCATGCGCAGCGACCACTTGACCAAACACGCCCGGCGGCACATGACCACCAAGAGGGCGTCCTCGTGGCCCACCGAAACCCGAGACCTCAACAAAGTGGCACTGCCCAAGGGCCAAAACAGAGGCTCTGCACTTCCTGTCGGCATGCTGGTCTCCACATCCAACTAA
- the mettl22 gene encoding methyltransferase-like protein 22, whose translation MDRITFHYDTVLSDVHMLLPNARHLMSRLNGVGQPVFISRFKILSDGDRAATEAGEEGEAAGKHTRGQDGGRVEALVDEDGDFDITHRPRSPAEGRGRDPVCPVILHQSAPGPEQEEEEEEQEEQEEEEEGGDDEGDEVVLRIEHTMATPLEDVGKQVWRGACLLADFILSDPGPFRGATVLELGAGTGLTSITMATAAKTVYCTDVGEDLLSMCRRNVALNKHVTEASGGQVKVRHLDWLQQDLRTDAEVDFSWTEAEVADLYDNTSVIIAADVCYDDELTDGLFRTLQRLCSHFSRTCTVLISLERRMNFTLRHMDVSCEAYDHFTRCLSQLEEAEDGGCSFSVQQLPADFPQFLLYERIEQLELWRVTSTPHRTSAPHRTSTPHRTPAAAPAGPEVRTQTCS comes from the coding sequence ATGGACCGGATCACCTTCCACTACGACACGGTGCTGTCGGACGTGCACATGCTGCTGCCCAACGCGCGGCACCTCATGAGCCGCCTGAACGGGGTCGGACAGCCCGTCTTCATCTCCAGGTTCAAGATCCTGTCAGACGGCGACAGAGCCGCGACGGAGGCGGGAGAAGAAGGTGAGGCCGCGGGAAAACACACGCGGGGACAAGATGGAGGACGTGTGGAAGCGTTAGTGGATGAGGACGGAGATTTCGACATCACGCACCGACCGAGAAGTCCCGCAGAGGGGCGCGGCCGAGACCCGGTCTGTCCGGTCATCCTCCACCAGTCCGCCCCGGGAccggagcaggaggaggaggaggaggagcaggaggagcaggaggaggaggaggaggggggtgatgatgaaggtgatgaagtCGTCCTCAGGATCGAGCACACCATGGCCACCCCGCTGGAGGACGTGGGTAAACAGGTGTGGCGGGGCGCGTGTCTCCTGGCCGACTTCATCCTCTCTGATCCGGGTCCTTTCAGAGGAGCCACCGTCCTCGAGCTCGGAGCGGGAACGGGTCTGACCAGCATCACCATGGCGACCGCCGCCAAAACAGTGTACTGCACAGATGTGGGGGAAGACCTACTGAGCATGTGCAGGAGGAACGTGGCGTTAAACAAGCACGTGACGGAGGCCTCGGGCGGCCAGGTGAAGGTGAGGCACCTGGACTGGCTCCAGCAGGACCTGCGCACCGACGCTGAGGTGGACTTCAGCTGGACGGAGGCGGAAGTGGCGGATCTGTACGACAACACGAGCGTCATCATCGCTGCTGATGTGTGTTATGATGACGAGCTGACGGACGGTCTGTTCCGGACTCTGCAGCGCCTCTGCAGCCACTTCAGCCGCACCTGCACCGTCCTCATCTCcctggagaggaggatgaaCTTCACCCTGCGGCACATGGACGTGTCCTGCGAGGCCTACGACCACTTCACCCGCTGCCTGTCGCAgctggaggaggcggaggacgGCGGGTGCAGCTTCAGCGTGCAGCAGCTGCCCGCGGACTTCCCTCAGTTCCTGCTGTATGAACGCATCGAGCAGCTGGAGCTGTGGAGGGTCACCTCCACCCCGCACCGCACCTCCGCCCCGCACCGCACCTCCACCCCGCACCGCACCCCAGCTGCTGCGCCCGCCGGCCCGGAGGTCCgcacacagacctgcagctaA